The DNA window TGCCGCGGGCGAACACACCTGCATGGGGCTGCATCTGGCCCGGATGGAGACCCGCGTTGCCGTCGAATGCCTGCTGGATCGGCTGACCGACATCCAACTCCTCACCGACGACGACCCCTACATTCACGGTCAGCCCTTCCGCTCCCCCACCGCCATTCCCGTGACGTTTGCGGCGGCCGGTTGAGTTGTGGGCGCCAACACGAACTCCGACACCCGCAAGCGACGGGACAGGGGTTCGATCAGTGCCGACGAAATCATCAAAGGCGCCTTTGACGTAGCCGCGCAGGTGTCGATCGACAACTTGAGCATGCCGGTCCTGGCCAAACACCTCGATGTCGGAGTCACCAGCATCTACTGGTATTTCCGGCGCAAGGACGATCTGCTCGACGCCATGACCGATCTCGCGCTGGACCGGTTCGAGTTCACCGTGCCGACCATCGACGCAACCAATTGGCGTGAGTCGCTTCGCGATCACGCAACCACGATGCGCGCACACTTCCGTGACAATCCGATCCTGTGCGATCTGGTT is part of the Mycolicibacterium tusciae JS617 genome and encodes:
- a CDS encoding TetR/AcrR family transcriptional regulator, which encodes MGANTNSDTRKRRDRGSISADEIIKGAFDVAAQVSIDNLSMPVLAKHLDVGVTSIYWYFRRKDDLLDAMTDLALDRFEFTVPTIDATNWRESLRDHATTMRAHFRDNPILCDLVLIRSQFGGSAVRGALQKIEQPIAALIEAGLDAQQAIAVYGAISVHTRGSAVLQRIQDKTESFTAQPSNGQRYIGFADDIDYDYVLDSILDHAQTLIDVPS